A part of Planctomycetota bacterium genomic DNA contains:
- a CDS encoding SCO family protein — protein sequence MKPSRILMVGMWALAVACIGGYVAATTLTGDSEPEAPAVAPSDELPRLFEFAEFDLVSHRDEPFSSENVDGKPWVGFIFLVNCPTGACPVMVDKMNDLQSAIPDEEVQFVSFSVDPDRDTAESMSQFVEAVTGDQPGDRWHLLTGGTREGMSEFARQNRLAVGEDWGHSTQFLLIDADGVVRGVYGNSNPLAMTELAADARRLVAAGGR from the coding sequence GTGAAGCCTTCACGCATCCTCATGGTCGGCATGTGGGCCCTGGCCGTCGCGTGCATCGGCGGGTACGTCGCTGCGACGACGCTCACGGGAGACAGCGAGCCCGAAGCACCCGCCGTTGCACCGTCCGACGAGCTTCCGCGGCTCTTCGAGTTCGCCGAGTTCGACCTCGTGAGCCATCGAGATGAGCCGTTTTCCAGTGAAAACGTGGATGGTAAGCCGTGGGTCGGCTTCATCTTCCTGGTCAATTGCCCGACGGGTGCGTGCCCGGTGATGGTCGACAAGATGAACGACCTGCAGTCGGCCATCCCCGACGAAGAGGTCCAGTTCGTGAGCTTCAGCGTCGATCCGGATCGCGACACGGCCGAGTCGATGAGCCAGTTCGTAGAGGCTGTTACAGGCGATCAGCCGGGCGATCGATGGCACCTGCTGACGGGAGGGACGCGAGAGGGCATGTCGGAGTTCGCGCGTCAGAATCGCCTGGCCGTCGGGGAAGATTGGGGGCATTCGACGCAGTTTCTGCTGATCGACGCGGACGGCGTGGTGCGTGGCGTGTACGGCAATTCGAATCCGTTGGCCATGACCGAGCTCGCCGCCGACGCCCGCCGGCTCGTGGCCGCGGGAGGGCGGTAG
- a CDS encoding ABC transporter permease, with protein MDSAANAIPLASRPAEAAEIEGKAATSGVAGPAVALAQREWVRFLRQRNRVVGAILTPVLFWLLLGGGMGSSFTGPTGEPYLEYFFPGMLLMIVLFTAIFATITLIEDRREGFMQGVLAAPVPRWGVVLGKTLGGASLASAQAILLLLVAPLAGIELTFTGFIIAAGFCVGLSFALVALGMMLAWPMTSTQGYHVAMNLLLMPLWFLSGAVFPLNSVGFAPIRWIAQANPLSYGLSGLRSGLGGEAVAPLWVCGLVTLVTAVGLFAAACVVANRPVRADVES; from the coding sequence TTGGACTCGGCCGCCAACGCCATCCCGCTCGCCAGCCGGCCTGCAGAAGCGGCTGAAATTGAGGGAAAAGCTGCAACATCCGGCGTCGCTGGTCCGGCCGTCGCGCTCGCACAGCGCGAGTGGGTGCGGTTCCTGCGTCAGCGGAACCGCGTCGTCGGGGCGATCCTGACGCCCGTGCTCTTCTGGCTGCTCCTCGGCGGCGGGATGGGGAGCAGCTTCACCGGGCCCACCGGCGAGCCCTACTTGGAGTACTTTTTCCCGGGAATGTTGCTGATGATCGTCCTGTTCACGGCGATCTTCGCGACCATCACGCTCATTGAGGACCGGCGCGAGGGCTTCATGCAAGGCGTGCTTGCCGCGCCCGTCCCACGCTGGGGCGTGGTGCTGGGCAAGACGTTGGGCGGAGCGTCGCTCGCCTCGGCCCAGGCGATTCTGCTGCTGCTCGTCGCGCCGCTGGCAGGGATCGAGCTGACGTTCACGGGTTTCATCATCGCTGCCGGATTCTGCGTCGGGCTGAGCTTCGCGCTGGTCGCCCTGGGCATGATGCTGGCTTGGCCGATGACGAGCACACAGGGGTATCACGTCGCGATGAACCTGCTGCTGATGCCGCTCTGGTTCCTCTCGGGTGCAGTGTTTCCCTTGAATTCGGTCGGTTTCGCTCCGATCCGCTGGATCGCCCAGGCGAATCCGCTGTCCTACGGCCTGTCGGGTCTGCGGTCCGGCCTGGGTGGCGAGGCGGTCGCGCCGCTGTGGGTCTGCGGGCTGGTGACGCTGGTGACGGCCGTGGGGCTCTTTGCCGCAGCGTGCGTGGTCGCCAACCGCCCCGTGCGTGCAGACGTAGAGTCATAA
- a CDS encoding endonuclease/exonuclease/phosphatase family protein: MRTLLVTLLSLFVTSAVTAGPPAEGTIRIATWNIENWNDHFQAFRDKDLPEPATEEGREQRRQERFQNMEDNWEVAVVLLDPDFAPDILLTQEGCSQEELDHFAQEWEEVGQTYPTRVVFPGNSGRGQMLQLLMRDGFRIIKTNNDLHLVPDTRDLNPRSDRLFGRGPAFVLVETPDGDRFWVGTTHQKSKGGNSIEVTQWRMAEATMTHALMVELAKEAPVFLLGDMNDEIGFQEYELPAGGDVMAALAGLHNRDAADDFVIVTRDLAMQGVITYSGYWRDRFRSFIDHIVADQAGAKLVKNTDVFDNTWVRVASDHVPVYIDVVPAVP; this comes from the coding sequence CTCGTCACGCTCCTCAGTCTGTTCGTCACCTCTGCGGTCACGGCCGGTCCTCCTGCCGAGGGCACGATCCGCATCGCCACGTGGAACATCGAGAACTGGAACGATCACTTCCAGGCGTTTAGGGACAAGGACTTACCGGAGCCGGCGACGGAGGAAGGCCGCGAGCAGCGTCGGCAGGAGCGGTTTCAGAACATGGAGGACAACTGGGAAGTGGCCGTCGTGCTGCTCGATCCGGACTTTGCTCCGGACATTCTTCTGACGCAGGAAGGGTGCAGCCAGGAGGAGCTGGACCACTTCGCCCAGGAGTGGGAAGAGGTCGGCCAGACGTATCCGACACGCGTCGTCTTCCCTGGCAACAGCGGCCGGGGGCAGATGCTGCAGCTTCTGATGCGTGACGGCTTCCGCATCATTAAGACCAACAACGATTTGCATCTCGTCCCGGACACGCGGGACCTCAACCCGCGGAGCGATCGCCTCTTCGGTCGCGGACCGGCCTTCGTGCTGGTCGAGACGCCCGACGGCGATCGGTTCTGGGTGGGCACGACGCACCAGAAGTCCAAGGGGGGCAACAGCATAGAGGTCACGCAGTGGCGGATGGCGGAGGCGACGATGACGCATGCGTTGATGGTCGAGCTTGCGAAGGAGGCACCGGTCTTCCTGCTGGGCGACATGAACGACGAGATCGGCTTCCAGGAGTACGAGCTGCCGGCGGGCGGCGACGTCATGGCGGCCTTAGCCGGCCTGCACAATCGGGACGCGGCCGACGACTTCGTCATCGTCACGCGGGACCTCGCTATGCAGGGCGTCATCACCTACAGCGGCTACTGGCGTGACCGGTTCCGCTCCTTCATCGATCACATCGTCGCCGATCAGGCGGGCGCGAAACTGGTGAAAAACACGGATGTCTTCGACAACACGTGGGTCCGCGTCGCCAGCGACCACGTGCCGGTCTACATCGACGTCGTCCCCGCCGTCCCCTGA